In a genomic window of Gambusia affinis linkage group LG04, SWU_Gaff_1.0, whole genome shotgun sequence:
- the fgfbp2b gene encoding fibroblast growth factor-binding protein 2b codes for MTTGMKLVMLPLLLAAAVCGSNAQSNDNSNDIKQPQQQSSVWDDTIRFNTKTKDSCTMGVSGVGNFTRLRVSCRSPSQTTGRSYYCDFQGQPNQCGAYNKNPRHYFVQMMWELRKLKNACQGDKIYRPHMCRKYSDEAQMTFMTSWPKTSAPKSVKPSQEQRKPAAPAVQNKPTSTQKPTKPQPQPAKPLPGRGSQGKRSTPKPAKTAPRPTEEPASRASRLATEYCWKSFHGLCSYVISWFQN; via the coding sequence ATGACGACTGGGATGAAACTCGTGATGTTGCCGCTGCTTTTGGCGGCAGCTGTTTGCGGATCCAACGCCCAAAGCAACGACAACAGCAACGACATCAAGCAGCCGCAGCAGCAGTCCAGCGTCTGGGACGACACCATCAgattcaacaccaaaacaaaGGACTCATGCACCATGGGGGTGTCCGGTGTGGGAAACTTCACCCGTCTGCGTGTCTCCTGCAGATCCCCGAGCCAGACTACGGGGCGCTCCTACTACTGCGACTTCCAGGGCCAACCGAACCAATGTGGAGCCTACAACAAGAACCCTCGGCACTACTTCGTCCAGATGATGTGGGAGCTGAGGAAGCTGAAGAACGCCTGCCAGGGAGACAAAATCTACCGCCCTCATATGTGCAGGAAGTACTCTGATGAGGCTCAAATGACCTTTATGACCTCCTGGCCCAAGACTTCAGCTCCGAAGTCTGTAAAGCCCAGTCAGGAGCAACGCAAACCTGCAGCGCCAGCAGTGCAGAACAAACCCACCAGCACCCAGAAGCCCACAAAGCCGCAGCCTCAGCCAGCTAAACCTCTGCCAGGCAGAGGCTCCCAGGGCAAGAGAAGCACCCCCAAACCGGCAAAGACCGCTCCCCGTCCCACCGAGGAGCCGGCCTCTAGGGCATCCCGCCTCGCCACGGAGTACTGCTGGAAGAGCTTCCATGGCCTCTGCAGCTATGTCATCAGCTGGTTCCAAAACTGA